From Chiroxiphia lanceolata isolate bChiLan1 chromosome 11, bChiLan1.pri, whole genome shotgun sequence, the proteins below share one genomic window:
- the RAB43 gene encoding ras-related protein Rab-43 translates to MPGLPALGAGSDPEESYDFLFKLVLIGDASVGKTCLVQRFKTGAFAERQGSTIGVDFTMKSLEIQGKRVKLQIWDTAGQERFRTITQSYYRSANGAILAYDISKRGSFLSIPRWIEDVRKYAGSSIVQLLIGNKSDLSDLREVQLEEAQSLAEHYDNIICAIETSAKDSSNVEEAFVKMATELMMRHGGPMFSEKNTDSIKLDSKDVVEGWGCGC, encoded by the exons ATGCCCGGGCTGCCTGCGCTGGGCGCCGGCTCCGACCCCGAGGAGAGCTATGACTTCCTCTTCAAGCTGGTGCTGATCGGGGACGCCAGCGTGGGCAAGACCTGCCTGGTGCAGCGCTTCAAGACCGGGGCCTTCGCCGAGCGCCAGGGCAGCACCATCGGCGTGGACTTCACCATGAAGAGCCTGGAGATCCAGGGCAAGCGGGTGAAG CTGCAGATCTGGGACACGGCCGGCCAGGAGAGGTTCCGCACCATCACGCAGAGTTACTATCGCAGCGCCAACGGGGCCATCCTGGCCTACGACATCAGCAAGAGGGGCTCCTTCCTGTCCATCCCTCGCTGGATCGAGGATGTCAGGAAGTACGCCGGCTCCAGCATAGTGCAGTTACTGATTG gaAACAAGTCTGACCTAAGTGACCTTCGAGAGGTTCAGCTAGAAGAGGCCCAGAGCCTGGCTGAACACTATGACAATATCATCTGTGCCATCGAGACCTCTGCGAAGGACTCCAGCAACGTGGAGGAGGCGTTTGTGAAGATGGCCACGGAGCTCATGATGAGGCACGGCGGGCCCATGTTCAGTGAGAAGAACACTGACAGCATCAAGCTGGACAGCAAAGACGTTGTGGAAGGCTGGGGGTGTGGTTGCTGA
- the GP9 gene encoding platelet glycoprotein IX, which translates to MSGLRFISAVGFATLLFPVIQGGACPSSCSCGSPGGSRGLHVDCSSRGLRAVPALPRDTRSLDLSNNSLSRVPPGVLDTLPGLERLDMAGNPWHCDCHVLYLKLWLQDLSAPSLASVRCASPAPVRMKPLAELTGNELGMCKRLLPVRCLEFFWRDLILIAGAIITLLLVAWALKFSKKLVCQLNLGRYGARGRLLRRHDPKSHKVH; encoded by the coding sequence ATGAGCGGGTTGCGGTTCATCTCTGCGGTGGGATTTGCCACGCTGCTGTTCCCGGTGATCCAAGGGGGAGCGtgtccttcctcctgcagctgcgGGTCCCCGGGAGGGTCCCGGGGGCTGCACGTGGACTGCAGTTcgcgggggctgcgggcagTGCCCGCCCTGCCCCGGGACACCCGCAGCCTGGACCTCAGCAACAACAGCCTGAGCCGGGTCCCCCCGGGGGTCTTGGACACCCTGCCCGGCCTAGAGCGCCTGGACATGGCTGGGAACCCCTGGCACTGCGACTGCCACGTCCTGTACCTGAAGCTCTGGCTGCAAGACTTGTCTGCACCCTCCCTTGCCAGCGTCAGgtgtgccagcccagctcccgTCAGGATGAagcccctggcagagctgactGGGAACGAGCTGGGGATGTGCAAGAGGCTTCTCCCAGTCAGGTGTCTGGAGTTCTTCTGGCGAGACCTCATTTTAATTGCTGGAGCAATAATTACACTTCTTTTAGTAGCATGGGCTCTGAAATTCTCCAAAAAGCTTGTCTGCCAACTGAACCTCGGCCGGTACGGTGCCAGGGGCCGCCTGCTGAGGAGACACGACCCCAAAAGCCACAAGGTACACtga